A single genomic interval of Novosphingobium ginsenosidimutans harbors:
- a CDS encoding sugar MFS transporter encodes MAIATDAAGTQGQADYIDAPQLQLFVMGLFFIFGGITSLNDVIIPKLKELFTLNYTQAMLVQFCFFTAYAVIGIPGARLIKRIGYMRGAVAGLVTMMAGCLLFIPASQTATYALFLLALFVLASGVVIVQVVANPLISLLGKPETVHSRLTFAQAFNSVGTTVFPYFGSILILGSLATVTADQLSGVELDAYRTAESQAIVHGYLGIAAALAVVAGAVWLFRNALKGEKHEESSGLAGLDLLKRKRFGFGALCIFLYVGAEVSIGSLIVNYLMQSHVMGLQEQAAGKLIGLYWGGAMVGRFVGSAVLRVISPGKVLAAVAVGAIVLLAFSTHTTGTTSGYSLLAIGLMNAIMFPTIFTLACEKLGPRAADGSGIINVAIFGGAVIPLLTGMIADATGSLALAFILPAACYAVIASFGWYARKPA; translated from the coding sequence ATGGCGATTGCCACCGACGCTGCGGGTACGCAGGGCCAGGCCGACTATATCGATGCACCGCAGCTGCAGCTGTTCGTGATGGGCCTGTTCTTCATCTTCGGCGGGATCACCTCGCTCAACGACGTGATCATCCCGAAGCTGAAGGAGCTGTTCACGCTCAACTACACCCAGGCGATGCTGGTGCAGTTCTGCTTCTTCACCGCCTATGCCGTGATCGGCATCCCCGGCGCGCGGCTGATCAAGAGGATCGGCTACATGCGCGGCGCCGTGGCCGGCCTTGTCACGATGATGGCGGGGTGCCTGCTGTTCATCCCGGCCAGCCAGACCGCGACATATGCGCTGTTTCTCCTGGCGCTGTTCGTGCTGGCAAGCGGCGTGGTGATCGTCCAGGTCGTTGCCAATCCGCTGATTTCGCTGCTCGGCAAGCCCGAGACGGTCCACAGCCGGCTGACCTTTGCCCAGGCGTTCAATTCGGTCGGCACGACTGTCTTTCCCTATTTTGGCTCGATCCTGATCCTCGGCAGCCTGGCGACGGTCACGGCCGACCAGCTCTCGGGCGTGGAGCTTGATGCCTATCGGACCGCTGAGAGCCAGGCGATCGTCCACGGCTACCTCGGTATTGCCGCTGCTCTTGCGGTGGTGGCCGGCGCGGTCTGGCTGTTCCGCAATGCGCTGAAGGGTGAGAAGCACGAGGAAAGCTCAGGCCTTGCCGGGCTCGACCTGCTGAAGCGCAAGCGCTTCGGCTTCGGGGCGCTGTGCATCTTCCTCTATGTCGGGGCCGAAGTGTCGATTGGCTCGCTGATCGTCAATTACCTGATGCAGAGCCATGTGATGGGGCTGCAGGAACAGGCTGCGGGCAAGCTGATCGGCCTCTATTGGGGCGGGGCGATGGTTGGCCGGTTCGTCGGCTCAGCCGTGCTGCGCGTCATCAGCCCGGGCAAGGTACTGGCTGCCGTTGCGGTCGGCGCAATCGTCCTGCTTGCCTTCTCGACCCACACCACCGGTACGACCTCGGGCTACAGCCTGCTGGCGATCGGTCTGATGAATGCGATCATGTTCCCGACGATCTTCACGCTGGCCTGCGAAAAGCTGGGCCCGCGCGCGGCAGACGGCTCGGGCATCATCAACGTCGCGATCTTCGGCGGGGCAGTGATCCCGCTGCTGACCGGCATGATCGCCGATGCCACCGGCAGTCTGGCGCTGGCCTTCATCCTGCCGGCCGCTTGCTATGCCGTGATCGCCAGTTTCGGCTGGTACGCCAGAAAGCCGGCCTGA
- a CDS encoding autotransporter assembly complex protein TamA: MTGRQGRVVRAVVALALAGLATAPALAQDQQPPDDEPIITDQEFEKAVPPVSAEDDPELGRKLESIEEFERKVSKPVTEAPLAPAPATAIEDVELAAPLPPLETFRAEPVVFAGEATAPDDAEVAYRVEVNGLAEADLASDTDLLGDFQRLSQLRRKGNARNTTQISSRAGEDVLLLKKLLAAGGWFDAQVRPRIDRPDDKGPLVVALDVTPGKRFAFSSITVEAEPTLPPDLIRSNLDLAVAEPVITEKVLAAEAKVALALPENGYPFAELGQRDVLLDQDTGAAAYTLPVTVGPRGTYGAIRSEGKEAFGADHVRTLARFKQGQLYDSRMVDDLRQALIATGLFRAIAVEPTRTGQPGPDGTEQVDLVVKQEAGPPRVIAATAGFGTGEGFRVEGSWTHRNLFKPEGALIVSGLAGTQEQGAGVTFRRSNAGRRDRTFELASELHHAATEAYSAYTGRLAARVSYDSTPIWQKRLTYAYGVQLIGTNESAFDPRRAVRERRTYGIAGLTGQVGWDMTDSLLDPTKGFRLTALVEPEGALRSGFTPYARIRLDGSGYYQVADNIVVAGRVRVASIQGAELDQIAPSRRLYAGGGGSVRGFGYQQLGPRDINNDPTGGRSLNEAALEVRYRFGDYGVAGFVDIGQAYTKALPDFSDLRVGVGIGARIYTNFGPMRLDVATPLRRRPGESKINVYVSIGQAF; this comes from the coding sequence GTGACGGGCAGGCAAGGCAGGGTGGTCCGCGCAGTCGTTGCGCTTGCTCTGGCCGGTCTCGCCACGGCACCCGCCCTGGCGCAAGATCAACAGCCGCCGGATGATGAGCCGATCATTACTGATCAGGAGTTCGAAAAGGCGGTTCCGCCGGTCAGCGCCGAAGATGATCCCGAACTTGGCCGCAAGCTTGAATCGATCGAAGAGTTCGAGCGTAAGGTCAGCAAGCCGGTAACCGAAGCGCCGCTTGCACCCGCTCCCGCCACGGCGATCGAGGATGTGGAACTGGCCGCGCCCTTGCCGCCGCTCGAAACTTTTCGGGCCGAACCAGTGGTCTTTGCCGGCGAGGCGACAGCACCCGACGATGCGGAAGTTGCCTACAGGGTTGAAGTGAACGGCCTGGCCGAAGCAGACCTTGCCAGCGACACCGACCTGCTCGGCGATTTCCAACGGCTTTCGCAGCTGCGCCGCAAGGGCAATGCGCGGAACACCACACAGATTTCCAGCCGCGCCGGCGAGGACGTGTTGCTGCTGAAGAAGCTCCTGGCTGCCGGTGGCTGGTTCGATGCGCAGGTCCGGCCGCGGATCGACCGGCCGGATGACAAGGGCCCGCTGGTGGTCGCTTTGGACGTGACGCCGGGTAAGCGTTTTGCCTTCTCGAGCATCACGGTAGAAGCGGAACCAACCCTGCCGCCGGACCTGATCCGCAGCAATCTCGATCTCGCGGTGGCAGAACCGGTGATCACGGAAAAGGTGCTGGCGGCCGAAGCCAAAGTGGCGCTGGCGCTGCCCGAGAACGGCTATCCCTTCGCCGAACTGGGCCAGCGCGATGTCTTGCTCGATCAGGACACCGGTGCGGCCGCCTATACCTTGCCCGTAACGGTCGGTCCGCGCGGGACTTATGGCGCGATCCGCAGCGAGGGGAAGGAAGCCTTTGGCGCCGATCATGTCCGCACGCTCGCCCGGTTCAAGCAAGGCCAGCTTTACGATAGCCGGATGGTCGATGACCTGCGCCAGGCGCTGATCGCCACAGGCCTGTTCCGTGCCATCGCGGTCGAGCCGACCCGCACCGGCCAGCCGGGCCCTGACGGCACCGAGCAGGTTGACCTGGTCGTCAAACAGGAAGCCGGCCCACCCCGCGTGATCGCCGCGACCGCCGGCTTTGGTACGGGCGAGGGCTTCCGGGTCGAAGGAAGCTGGACTCACCGCAACCTGTTCAAGCCCGAAGGGGCGCTGATCGTCAGCGGGCTAGCCGGCACGCAGGAACAGGGGGCAGGGGTAACCTTCCGCCGTTCCAACGCCGGACGCCGCGACCGGACGTTTGAGCTGGCCAGCGAACTGCACCATGCCGCGACCGAGGCCTATTCAGCTTATACCGGCCGGCTGGCGGCACGGGTCAGCTATGACTCGACGCCAATCTGGCAGAAGCGGCTGACCTATGCCTATGGTGTGCAGCTGATCGGCACCAACGAAAGCGCCTTCGATCCCCGGCGCGCGGTGCGGGAACGGCGCACCTATGGCATCGCCGGGCTGACTGGCCAGGTCGGCTGGGACATGACCGATAGCCTGCTCGATCCCACCAAAGGCTTCCGCCTGACCGCGCTGGTCGAGCCCGAGGGCGCGCTGCGGAGCGGGTTCACGCCCTATGCGCGGATCCGGCTGGACGGGTCGGGCTATTACCAGGTGGCGGATAACATCGTGGTGGCAGGCCGGGTTCGCGTCGCCTCGATCCAGGGGGCGGAGCTGGACCAGATCGCGCCATCGCGGCGGCTCTATGCCGGGGGCGGCGGCTCGGTCCGGGGCTTTGGCTACCAGCAGCTGGGCCCGCGCGATATCAACAATGACCCGACCGGTGGGCGCAGCCTGAACGAGGCCGCCCTGGAAGTGCGCTATCGCTTCGGCGACTATGGCGTCGCCGGGTTTGTCGATATCGGGCAGGCCTATACCAAGGCCCTGCCCGATTTCTCGGATCTCCGGGTCGGAGTAGGCATCGGGGCGCGGATCTATACCAACTTCGGGCCGATGCGGCTGGATGTGGCGACCCCGCTGCGGCGGCGGCCCGGTGAAAGCAAGATCAACGTCTATGTCTCGATCGGGCAGGCGTTCTGA
- a CDS encoding NUDIX hydrolase: protein MSLDLEYDESGEDPPATPAATLVIFRRDVAGGAPQILMVERSATMKFAGGAAVFPGGRVDDADRELAAALGAGDEEAVHEIAARIAAVRETLEETGLVVGIRQRPSLEEARRARAILLAEGTLAPTLAAMGWELDLDGLVPFARWRPKHRHMRVYDTRFYLADLGTGAVDLLVDATENTRLFWTGAAEALEHADAGRISVIFPTRRNLERLAQFGSFDEAVAHVEQFPSQMITPFVTEEDGQKWLRIPADAGYPVTGEVLDSAARG from the coding sequence ATGAGCCTGGACCTTGAATATGACGAGAGCGGGGAAGACCCGCCCGCCACCCCCGCTGCCACTCTGGTGATCTTCCGCCGCGATGTTGCCGGCGGGGCGCCGCAGATCCTGATGGTCGAACGTTCGGCAACGATGAAATTTGCCGGCGGGGCGGCGGTGTTTCCCGGCGGCCGCGTCGATGATGCCGACCGCGAACTGGCCGCGGCGCTGGGCGCCGGCGACGAGGAAGCGGTGCACGAAATCGCCGCCCGGATCGCCGCCGTGCGCGAGACACTGGAAGAGACCGGCCTGGTCGTCGGCATCCGTCAGCGTCCCTCGCTGGAAGAAGCGCGGCGCGCGCGCGCGATCCTGCTGGCCGAAGGCACCCTGGCCCCAACTCTGGCGGCCATGGGCTGGGAACTGGATCTTGATGGGCTGGTGCCCTTTGCCCGCTGGCGGCCCAAGCACCGCCACATGCGGGTCTATGACACCCGCTTTTACCTGGCGGACCTGGGTACCGGCGCGGTCGACCTGCTGGTCGATGCCACCGAGAACACCCGCCTGTTCTGGACCGGCGCGGCCGAGGCGCTGGAGCATGCCGATGCCGGACGGATCAGCGTGATCTTCCCGACCCGCCGCAATCTGGAACGGCTGGCCCAGTTCGGCAGCTTTGACGAGGCCGTTGCCCATGTCGAACAGTTCCCCAGCCAGATGATTACGCCCTTCGTGACCGAAGAGGATGGGCAGAAGTGGCTGCGGATCCCGGCCGATGCCGGCTATCCCGTGACCGGCGAAGTGCTCGATAGCGCTGCGCGCGGTTAA
- a CDS encoding translocation/assembly module TamB domain-containing protein codes for MDEAVPPDEEAAPPHRRPIGRWIAWALLGLVVLIGLLVAGLNTGPGRGLVARQLSGMTFANGLRIEVGRIEGSLYGETRLIDLVAYDSKGPFLRAPRVELDWQPFAYLLNHVDIRSATAPTVLLQRVPAFKVINPDAPLLPDLDIDIGRLQIDRLISEPAVSGERRDLRLSGAARIADRRAQITAQALTLAAPGGQAGDRIDLVLDAVPEKNRLALKLAVDAPKGGAIAALARIEGPLSLRLDGKGDWARWDGSLAAAYAGKETARLQLAARQGTLSANGPAELGRLLGGVPGVLLDATTQLDLTAKLDRRRAALSGTLRSDQLSIVPSGVVDLGDNQFDALKLEVLLLRPAALAPNLSGRALRADLTLDGAFARPEVQYRLTAAALAMNDVVFEGLDASGKAQVRSDQVMIPVSARIARIVGMDGVAGGTLANVRIEGDLALDGTRLLSDNLKLRSDRIDAKAIVLADIGRGFYTGAFEGRINNYRVDSVGTFAVTTTADLKRVGGGFALTGTVRARSISLVNPAVQEFLGGQAAGSSQITYGPDGVVRFSRLRVAAPLLQVSEGQGSYVPGGALTLRAQGRSTRYGPLALELTGTLLRPRAVLLAGSPGMGIGLANVRAEIVGNDGAFRFNAKGDTDLGPLSADVSLIRGGRTAFQINRGDLAGIGFAGRIEQTATGPYAGLLTAEGQGLTGTVQLGAVGRFQEAVIKARAQDTVLPGPARLSIGRGIVDARVVLYDRPEVTADVQVAQMRLRNLDLAAARGQITYRGGRGQAKFLAEGVSGVPFRVAGNALLEPELWRASLQGRVRGIAFSTASPARIVPGANGYELLPTRFEFGQGSVRLAGRYGTGLRVESRMDRLDVGIINAFFPGYGIGGKATGSLDFEQASPGAFPQAEARLTITGFSRSTAASVSQPVDMNLAGELNATRADLRAVMRERGTIIGRMNAALTPAGAGTWSERLGGGSLSGGIRYNGPADTLWSFVGQPDQSLSGPIAVGADFSGRLRNPQLAGVVRGDSLTYDNQTYGTRLTNLAIAGRLNGDRIEFTRLDAKAGNGRISGQGYLSLAAESGYPMDLSFDLDNARLARSDALSTAATGQLRLRKSAGETALLSGKLYLPETRYELVRQGAAEVPELTGVRFKPPRGIPRVTGNEPAPPTGSLLRSLRFDIQLTAPNKLFVTGMGLDSEWSADLRVGGTSAAPLVTGDIDLVRGNIGFAGRQFDLEEGRLLFTGGPLSNPQVVLSASEDIDDIAVAINVSGKALNPQISFSSSPALPADEILSRILFGNSVGQLSPLQAVQLAASLNSLRATGSGGFNPLGKLRAATGVSRLRILAPDEAAGRGTAIAAGRYISNNIYLEVITDARGYTATQIEVGLSKTLSVLSQAGGSGSTNLNLRYKKRY; via the coding sequence ATGGACGAAGCCGTGCCCCCGGATGAGGAAGCCGCGCCGCCGCACCGCCGGCCCATCGGCCGCTGGATCGCCTGGGCGCTGCTGGGGCTGGTCGTGCTGATCGGCCTGCTAGTGGCGGGGCTCAACACCGGTCCGGGGCGCGGCCTTGTGGCGCGGCAGCTTTCGGGCATGACCTTCGCCAATGGCTTGCGGATCGAGGTCGGGCGAATCGAGGGTTCGCTCTATGGCGAGACCCGGCTGATCGATCTCGTCGCCTATGACAGCAAGGGCCCCTTCCTGCGCGCACCGCGGGTGGAACTGGACTGGCAGCCCTTTGCTTACCTGTTGAACCATGTCGATATCCGTTCGGCGACGGCACCGACAGTGCTGTTGCAGCGCGTTCCGGCATTCAAGGTGATCAACCCGGATGCGCCGCTCTTGCCCGACCTCGATATCGACATTGGCCGCTTGCAGATCGACCGGCTGATATCCGAACCCGCCGTTTCGGGCGAGCGGCGCGATCTGCGGCTGTCCGGCGCGGCCAGGATCGCCGATCGGCGGGCGCAAATCACCGCCCAGGCGCTGACCCTGGCGGCGCCCGGCGGGCAGGCGGGGGATCGAATCGATCTGGTGCTCGATGCCGTGCCAGAAAAGAACCGGCTCGCACTGAAGCTGGCGGTGGATGCACCGAAGGGCGGGGCAATCGCGGCACTGGCCCGGATCGAGGGACCGTTGTCGCTCAGGCTGGATGGCAAGGGTGACTGGGCCAGGTGGGATGGCAGTCTGGCAGCAGCCTATGCCGGCAAGGAAACTGCGCGCCTGCAACTGGCGGCGAGGCAAGGGACGCTTTCGGCCAATGGACCGGCGGAGCTGGGGCGGCTGCTTGGCGGAGTGCCGGGGGTGCTGCTTGATGCCACGACGCAACTGGACCTGACCGCCAAGCTCGATCGGCGCCGCGCGGCACTCAGCGGGACGCTGCGCTCTGACCAGCTCTCGATCGTGCCGAGCGGGGTGGTTGATCTGGGGGATAACCAATTCGATGCGCTCAAGCTGGAAGTGCTGCTGCTGCGCCCGGCTGCACTGGCGCCGAACCTGTCTGGCCGCGCACTGCGGGCCGACCTGACCCTCGATGGCGCATTTGCGCGGCCCGAGGTGCAGTACCGGCTGACTGCTGCAGCATTGGCAATGAATGACGTGGTCTTTGAGGGGCTCGACGCGAGCGGTAAAGCACAAGTCCGGTCCGATCAGGTGATGATCCCTGTTTCGGCAAGGATCGCGCGGATTGTCGGGATGGACGGTGTGGCCGGCGGCACACTGGCCAACGTCCGGATCGAAGGCGACCTGGCGCTGGATGGCACCCGCCTGCTGTCGGACAATCTGAAGCTCCGCTCTGACCGGATCGATGCCAAGGCAATCGTCCTCGCCGACATCGGGCGGGGCTTCTACACCGGCGCCTTTGAGGGGCGGATCAACAATTACAGGGTCGATAGCGTCGGCACCTTTGCGGTCACCACCACGGCCGATCTCAAGCGGGTGGGCGGCGGCTTTGCGCTGACCGGCACGGTCCGGGCGCGCTCGATCAGCCTGGTCAACCCGGCGGTGCAGGAATTCCTGGGCGGTCAGGCAGCGGGATCAAGCCAGATTACCTATGGCCCGGACGGGGTGGTGCGGTTCAGCCGGCTGCGGGTCGCTGCGCCGCTGCTCCAGGTCTCCGAGGGACAGGGCAGCTACGTCCCCGGCGGAGCGCTGACGTTGCGGGCGCAGGGCCGCTCGACCCGTTACGGGCCGTTGGCGCTGGAGCTGACCGGAACGCTGCTCCGGCCGCGAGCCGTATTGCTGGCCGGAAGTCCCGGCATGGGCATCGGCCTGGCCAATGTCCGCGCAGAGATTGTCGGCAATGACGGTGCCTTCCGTTTCAACGCGAAGGGGGACACCGACCTTGGCCCGCTCAGTGCCGATGTCAGCCTGATCCGCGGCGGGCGGACGGCTTTCCAGATCAACCGCGGTGACCTGGCCGGGATCGGCTTTGCCGGACGGATCGAGCAGACCGCCACCGGGCCCTATGCCGGCCTCCTGACAGCGGAAGGCCAGGGTCTTACCGGCACGGTCCAGCTTGGCGCGGTCGGCCGCTTCCAGGAAGCGGTGATCAAGGCGCGGGCCCAGGATACCGTCCTGCCGGGTCCGGCGCGGCTTTCGATCGGGCGCGGGATCGTCGATGCGCGGGTGGTGCTTTATGACCGGCCAGAGGTGACGGCCGATGTGCAAGTCGCACAGATGCGGCTGCGCAACCTCGACCTCGCGGCTGCTCGCGGCCAGATCACCTATCGCGGCGGCCGCGGTCAGGCGAAGTTCCTGGCCGAAGGGGTCAGCGGCGTGCCGTTCCGCGTCGCCGGCAATGCCCTGCTCGAGCCGGAGCTGTGGCGCGCCTCGCTGCAAGGGCGGGTGCGCGGGATCGCCTTCAGCACGGCCAGCCCGGCCCGGATCGTGCCGGGGGCAAACGGCTATGAACTGCTGCCAACGCGGTTCGAATTTGGCCAGGGTTCGGTCCGCCTCGCCGGCAGATACGGCACGGGCCTGCGCGTCGAGAGCCGGATGGACCGGCTCGATGTCGGCATCATCAACGCTTTCTTCCCTGGCTATGGCATTGGCGGCAAGGCGACCGGCAGCCTCGATTTCGAACAGGCTTCGCCGGGCGCTTTCCCGCAGGCCGAGGCACGGCTGACCATCACGGGCTTTTCCCGCAGCACCGCCGCTTCGGTCAGCCAACCAGTCGACATGAACCTGGCCGGCGAGCTCAACGCAACCCGCGCCGATCTGCGCGCAGTGATGCGCGAGCGGGGCACGATCATCGGCCGGATGAACGCCGCGCTGACCCCGGCTGGCGCGGGCACCTGGTCCGAACGGCTGGGCGGCGGCAGCCTTAGCGGGGGGATCCGTTACAATGGCCCGGCCGATACGCTGTGGTCCTTCGTCGGCCAGCCCGACCAAAGCCTGTCCGGCCCGATCGCGGTCGGGGCGGACTTTTCCGGCCGCCTGCGCAATCCACAGCTGGCGGGGGTCGTGCGCGGCGATAGCCTGACCTATGACAATCAGACCTATGGCACCCGGCTGACCAACCTTGCGATCGCCGGGCGCCTGAACGGGGACCGGATCGAGTTTACCAGACTTGATGCCAAGGCCGGAAATGGCCGCATCAGCGGGCAGGGCTATCTCAGCCTCGCTGCGGAGAGCGGCTATCCGATGGACCTGTCCTTCGATCTCGATAACGCGCGGTTGGCGCGCAGCGACGCGCTGTCGACGGCGGCGACCGGGCAATTGCGGCTACGCAAGAGCGCAGGGGAGACAGCTCTGCTGTCGGGCAAGCTCTACCTGCCCGAGACACGCTACGAACTGGTCCGGCAGGGCGCCGCCGAAGTGCCCGAGCTGACCGGCGTCCGCTTCAAGCCGCCGCGCGGCATTCCGCGCGTGACCGGCAACGAACCCGCCCCGCCTACCGGAAGCCTGCTGCGCAGCCTGCGGTTCGACATCCAGCTCACCGCGCCGAACAAGCTGTTCGTCACCGGCATGGGCCTCGACAGCGAATGGAGCGCCGACCTGCGTGTGGGCGGGACCAGTGCGGCGCCGCTGGTGACTGGCGACATTGACCTGGTGCGCGGCAATATCGGCTTTGCCGGCCGGCAGTTTGACCTTGAGGAAGGGCGGCTGCTGTTCACTGGCGGGCCGCTTAGCAACCCGCAGGTCGTGCTGTCTGCCAGCGAGGACATCGACGATATTGCCGTTGCCATCAACGTCAGCGGCAAGGCGCTCAATCCGCAGATCAGCTTCAGCTCCAGCCCCGCCTTGCCGGCCGATGAAATCCTCAGCCGGATCCTGTTCGGCAATTCGGTTGGTCAGCTCTCGCCGCTCCAGGCCGTACAGCTGGCCGCCTCGCTCAACAGCTTGCGGGCGACCGGCAGCGGCGGGTTCAATCCGCTGGGCAAGCTACGCGCGGCGACTGGCGTATCCCGACTAAGGATCCTAGCACCCGACGAGGCGGCGGGGCGCGGCACCGCGATCGCGGCCGGACGCTATATCTCGAACAACATCTATCTTGAGGTCATCACCGATGCGCGCGGCTATACCGCGACGCAGATCGAAGTGGGGCTGAGCAAGACCCTGTCCGTGCTGAGCCAGGCGGGCGGCAGTGGTTCCACCAATCTCAATTTGCGGTACAAGAAGCGCTACTGA
- a CDS encoding putative bifunctional diguanylate cyclase/phosphodiesterase, producing the protein MNADYEAKPRSWLFGPMAGLAAGALGLLVLLSVFLIQRFDRAATEREEHMVENGLAVVIAELNRVVATQVEWDGAVANLDNRFDPNWADFNIGNYLHVFHGFSHAYVLGPDDRVVYASTHGERAALTDYIPFRAAAESLLPEVRAQERARPKPGKRPGKNNIVIPSIQANRIALIGGQPYMVSATLVQPDFGEHLPKQARAPIVIAAKPIDHAMLKAFADRYLLEDLVVRSPEAVASADGQLLLANRAGIPIAALTWTPRRPGTMLLVQLAAPLFLLLALLAALAWRVIQRGSAIATDLIASEARAKHAAFHDSLTRLPNRAYLFERLGQSLRRVEGPETALAVLCVDLDRFKEVNDTLGHNAGDALLEAMAERLRQACSEATCVARLGGDEFVVLLETSDEAAALVLGRRIIRAVSERVVSEYGKIEVACSIGLAFIEEPGVEPSEALRWADVALYRSKESGGRRVSRFSPDMDQALRHRLQLEVELREAIGTDQFGMVYQPHFDRRRNLKGYEALLRWNHPTRGAISPSVFVPLAEDSGLILALGEQVLRQVFEETRDWRGVTVAVNVSAVQLRARGFAAQVMRIMAAAGANPRGYEIEVTETALLGDDQETVNNIDALKRMGFAIALDDFGTGFSSLNVLQRFSVDKIKIDCSFVAALGAGRGSEALIEAIVNLARGLDMVVVAEGVETEAQWDHLVKAGCRQFQGHLLGRPQPVSTINRALPDQRRASAA; encoded by the coding sequence ATGAACGCCGATTACGAGGCGAAGCCACGATCCTGGCTGTTCGGCCCGATGGCCGGGCTGGCGGCGGGTGCGCTCGGTCTGCTGGTGCTGCTCTCGGTGTTCCTGATCCAACGCTTCGATCGCGCCGCGACCGAACGTGAAGAACACATGGTCGAGAACGGTCTTGCCGTGGTCATTGCCGAGCTCAACCGGGTGGTTGCCACCCAGGTCGAATGGGATGGCGCGGTTGCCAACCTCGACAACCGGTTCGATCCCAACTGGGCCGATTTCAACATCGGGAACTACCTTCACGTCTTCCATGGCTTCAGTCACGCTTATGTGCTGGGTCCGGATGATCGCGTTGTCTATGCTTCAACCCACGGCGAGCGGGCCGCGTTGACGGATTACATCCCGTTCCGCGCTGCGGCTGAGAGCCTGCTGCCCGAAGTGCGGGCCCAGGAACGCGCCCGCCCCAAACCTGGCAAGCGACCGGGCAAGAACAATATCGTCATCCCTTCGATCCAGGCCAACCGGATCGCGCTGATCGGAGGGCAGCCCTACATGGTATCGGCAACGCTGGTCCAACCCGATTTCGGCGAGCATCTGCCCAAGCAGGCGCGCGCGCCGATCGTGATCGCGGCCAAGCCGATCGATCACGCGATGCTAAAGGCGTTTGCCGATCGCTACCTGCTGGAAGATCTGGTGGTACGCTCGCCCGAGGCCGTGGCGTCCGCCGATGGCCAGCTGCTGCTGGCGAACCGCGCCGGCATACCGATTGCTGCCCTGACCTGGACCCCGCGGCGGCCCGGTACCATGCTGCTGGTGCAGCTTGCCGCGCCGCTGTTCCTGCTGCTGGCGCTGCTGGCGGCGCTGGCGTGGCGCGTGATCCAGCGTGGCTCGGCGATTGCCACGGACCTGATCGCCAGCGAAGCCCGCGCCAAGCATGCCGCGTTCCATGACAGCCTGACCCGGCTGCCCAACCGTGCCTACCTGTTCGAGCGGCTTGGCCAGTCGCTCCGCCGGGTCGAGGGCCCCGAGACCGCCCTGGCGGTCCTCTGCGTTGACCTCGACCGGTTCAAGGAAGTCAACGATACGCTGGGCCACAATGCTGGCGATGCACTGCTGGAAGCCATGGCCGAACGGCTTCGCCAGGCTTGCAGCGAGGCGACCTGCGTGGCCCGATTGGGCGGCGATGAATTCGTTGTCCTGCTCGAAACCAGCGACGAGGCCGCCGCACTGGTGCTGGGACGCCGGATCATCCGGGCGGTGTCCGAACGGGTGGTCAGCGAATATGGCAAGATCGAGGTCGCCTGTTCGATCGGCCTGGCCTTTATCGAAGAGCCAGGGGTCGAGCCGAGCGAGGCCCTGCGCTGGGCCGATGTGGCGCTCTATCGCTCAAAGGAAAGCGGCGGTCGCCGGGTGAGCCGCTTCAGCCCCGACATGGACCAAGCGCTGCGTCATCGTCTTCAGTTGGAAGTCGAACTGCGCGAGGCGATTGGCACGGATCAGTTCGGCATGGTCTATCAGCCGCACTTTGACCGCCGCCGCAACCTCAAGGGCTATGAGGCGCTGCTGCGCTGGAACCACCCGACGCGCGGTGCCATTTCGCCCAGCGTCTTTGTGCCGCTCGCTGAAGACAGCGGGCTGATCCTGGCGCTGGGTGAACAGGTGCTGCGGCAGGTCTTCGAGGAGACCCGGGATTGGCGCGGGGTGACCGTGGCGGTCAACGTTTCGGCGGTCCAGCTGCGCGCCCGCGGGTTTGCCGCCCAGGTCATGCGGATCATGGCTGCTGCCGGGGCCAATCCGCGCGGCTACGAGATCGAAGTGACCGAGACCGCGCTGCTCGGCGATGACCAGGAAACCGTCAACAACATCGATGCGCTCAAGCGGATGGGATTTGCCATCGCGCTCGACGATTTCGGCACCGGCTTTTCCAGCCTCAACGTGCTGCAGCGCTTCTCGGTCGACAAGATCAAGATCGATTGCTCGTTCGTCGCCGCGCTTGGGGCCGGGCGCGGTTCGGAGGCGCTGATCGAGGCGATCGTCAATCTGGCGCGCGGGCTTGATATGGTTGTGGTGGCGGAAGGGGTGGAAACCGAGGCGCAGTGGGATCACCTGGTCAAGGCGGGCTGCCGCCAATTCCAGGGGCACTTGCTGGGCCGGCCGCAACCGGTCAGCACGATCAACCGCGCCCTGCCAGACCAGCGCCGGGCCAGCGCCGCCTGA